Within Schumannella luteola, the genomic segment GTGCCGGAGGTCGTCACCCTCCCGCCAGGGGCGCTCTCGACCGCCGAGGCCGAGGGGAACGCCCTGCTCGTGCAGCGGCGCGTGACCGGCAACGACGACGACCTCACGACCCGCGAGTACCGGCCCGGGGATGCGCTGCGTCGCGTGCACTGGCGCGCCTCCGCCCGCCATGGGGAGCTCATGGTGCGGCAGGAGGAGCAGCGCAGCTACCCGAAGGTGCGGCTGCTGCTCGACACCCGCCGCGACGGCTACGGCGACGCGGCGCCCGACGGTCTCGCCGACAGCCCCGCCGACGAGAGCGAGAGCTTCGAGTGGACGGTGCGCTTCTTCGCCTCGCTCGGCCTGCACCTCTTCGACCGCGGCTTCGACGTCGAGGTGCTCGAGACGGCCGAGCCGCAGGTGGCCTCCTTCGGCGACCGCTGGGAGGGGATGCAGCGCGACCAGCGCTTCCTGCGCAGCCTCGCCGAGATCCGCCTCGTCACGACGACCTCGCGCGACGCCCCCGAGGCGCCGCACTCCTCCGACGCCCCGGGCCCGGTGTTCGCGCTCTTCGCGACCCCGGCCACGGTCACGCTCGACTGGGCGCGCCGCCAGCGCAAGCCCGGGGAGGCCGCGGTGGCGTGGCTGGTCGGAGGCCGCAACGAGGACGCGATCGCCGTGCTGCGCCAGTCGGGCTGGACGGTCGCGAACCCCGACCTGTGGGACGACCCGGTGGAGGCCTGGCTGCAGGCCCACGAGCAGTACGGGGTGAGCCGTGGTTCTCGCTGACGAGCGGCGCGGGAGCGGGATGCGCCCCGGCCTTCCGGGGTCCGACCCGAGCATCACGTCGGGCCGCGGCCCCGGCGGCCGGCCGGCCGGGCGCGGCCGCGAGCCCATGCCCGGCACCCGCACCTGGCCCGACTCGCTGCTGGCCCTGCTGGCCCTCGCCGTCGCGCTCGCCGCGCTGAACCCGCTGCTCTCGGGCGTCGGCTGGTGGTTCGCGGGCGCCTTCTTCGCGGCGGTCGTCATCGGCGCCGCCGGCCTGGCCCGGTTCCTGATGCGCAGCACCGTGCTGCCTCCGCTCATCGGACTCGCGGCCGGTCTCGTCGCGGTCGAGCTGGTGTTCCTGCGCGGGCAGGCGATCGCCGGGGTGGTGCCGACGCCGGCGGTGTTCCGCAAGGCCGGCGAGCTGGCCGAGCAGGGCACGCAGTCGATCGCCCAGCAGGCGGTTCCCGCCGAGCCGGTGCCCGGCATCCTCTTCCTCATCGTGCTCGGCGTCGTCGGTCTCGCCTTCGCCGCCGACCTGCTCGTCGTCGCGACCCAGGTGCGCGCGCTCGCCGCCCTGCCGATGCTCGCGCTGCTGATGATCCCGATGCTCGTGCTGAGCGGACGCTCCGACGCGCTCGTCTGGATCGCCGCCTGCGTCGTCTACCTCATCCTGCTGCGGCGCGGAGCGCGCCCGACGTCGCGCCTGGCGACCTGGGCGGTCGCCGCGCTCGTCGTGGCGGGCTCGCTCGTCATCCCGAGCTTCCTGCCGCCGGTCGGGCAGACCTCGGCGACGCAGGGCGGGCTCGAGACCCGCGTCAACCCGCTCGTCTCCCTCGGGGAGGACCTGCGCCGCGGCACCGCCGTGACCGCCCTGCGCTACAGCACGAAGAGCACCGAGCCGCTGTACCTGCGACTCGCGACCTACGAGAGCTTCTCGGGCGAGACGTGGGCGCCGACGGTGCCCGACAAGCAGTCGCTGCGCCGGCTCGACAGCCTCCCCTCCGCGGTCGGGCGATCGGATGACGTGCCCACCGGCTCGGGCGCCGTCGACGTGCGCGTCG encodes:
- a CDS encoding DUF58 domain-containing protein, whose translation is MARRPDRTRSVWTTVRGTVTLALGALILVFAYFGAWGEALVAGVAGLLLPIIGLLAVRLTRPKLRVTREFSPPIVSAGTPARVVLGLSNAGARTTPPGVWNDSLPWHETQSPQLLPALGSAAEQAVTGNERRPRSVAFEYELHPEQRGVYPIGPVAIEHRDPFGMARSVTAQGGRDDLVVVPEVVTLPPGALSTAEAEGNALLVQRRVTGNDDDLTTREYRPGDALRRVHWRASARHGELMVRQEEQRSYPKVRLLLDTRRDGYGDAAPDGLADSPADESESFEWTVRFFASLGLHLFDRGFDVEVLETAEPQVASFGDRWEGMQRDQRFLRSLAEIRLVTTTSRDAPEAPHSSDAPGPVFALFATPATVTLDWARRQRKPGEAAVAWLVGGRNEDAIAVLRQSGWTVANPDLWDDPVEAWLQAHEQYGVSRGSR